The Mus musculus strain C57BL/6J chromosome 2, GRCm38.p6 C57BL/6J genome has a window encoding:
- the Mamdc4 gene encoding apical endosomal glycoprotein precursor — MCLPSHLLSTWVLFMVTLPAAQSLGKTWLPNHCRSPIKAVCNFVCDCGDCSDETQCGFHGASTIPSTSFTCNFEQDSCGWQDISTSGYRWLRDRAGAVLHGPGPHSDHTHGTDLGWYMAVGTHSGKEPSTATLRSPVMREAAPTCELRLWYHIASRDVAELRLDLTHGVETLTLWQTSGPWGPGWQELAVNTGRIQGDFKVTFSATRNATHRGAVALDDVEFRDCGLPIPQARCPLGHHHCQNKACVEPHQLCDGEDNCGDRSDEDPLICSHHMATDFETGLGPWNQLEGWTRNHSAGSMVSPAWPHRDHSRNSAYGFFLISVAKPGTTAVLYSPEFQGSVSNNCSFTFYYYLHGSEASHFQLFLQAQGLNTPQVPVLLRSRHGELGTAWVRDRVDIQSAHPFRILLAGETGPGGVVGLDDLIMSSHCMLVPAMSTLQSSLSGPVPLALYPQTSIKLPQQTCEPGHLSCGDLCVPPEQLCDFQKHCAEGEDEHKCGTTDFESASAGGWEDISVGKLQWQWVEAQEKSKPAGDANRDAPGHFLSLQKAWGQLRSEARALTPALGPSGPHCELHMAYYFQSHPQGFLALVVVENGFRELLWQAPGGGSGSWTEEKIILGARRRPFQLEFVSLVDLDGPGQQGAGVDNVTLRDCNPMVTTESDQELSCNFERDSCSWHTGHLTDAHWHRIKSHGSQLDHTTGQGFFMFLDPTDPPARGQGALLLTRPQVPVVPKECLSFWYRLYGPQIGTLCLAMRREREEDILLWSRSGTHGNRWHQAWVTLHHQPEASTKYQLLFEGLRNGYHGTMALDDIAVRPGPCWAPKSCSFEDSDCGFSPGGWGLWTHQSNASGLASWGPWIDHTTGTAQGHYMVVDTSPNVLPKGHVAALTSEEHQPLSQPACLTFWYHMSVPNPGTLRVHVEESTRRQELSISAHGRSAWRLGSVNVQAEQAWKVVFEAVAAGVEYSYMALDDISLQDGPCPQPGSCDFETGLCGWSHLPWPSLGGYSWDWSSGATPSRYPQPSVDHTLGTEAGHFAFFETSVLGPGGQAAWLRSEPLPATTVSCLRFWYYMGFPEHFYKGELRVLLSSARGQLAVWYQGGHLRDQWLQVQIELSNSEEFQIVFEATLGGQPALGPIAIDDVQYLAGQQCKQPSPSQGEVAAPVSVPVAVGGALLFFMFLVLMGLGGWHWLQKQHCPGQRSTDAAASGFANILFNADHVTLPESITSNPQSPPDLA, encoded by the exons ATGTGCCTGCCTAGCCACCTTCTTTCAACCTGGGTCCTGTTTATGG TTACCCTGCCAGCTGCACAGTCGCTAGGCAAGACCTGGCTCCCCAACCACTGCAGAAGCCCCATCAAAGCTGTATGCAACTTTGTGTGTGACTGTGGAGACTGTTCAGACGAAACTCAGTGTG GTTTCCATGGAGCCTCAACTATCCCAAGCACCTCCTTCACCTGCAACTTTGAGCAGGACTCCTGTGGCTGGCAGGACATCAGCACCTCAGGCTATCGATGGCTTCGAGACCGGGCAGGGGCAGTGCTGCATGGTCCTGGGCCTCATTCTGACCATACACATGGCACTGACTTGG GCTGGTATATGGCTGTGGGAACCCACAGTGGGAAGGAGCCATCTACTGCGACTCTGCGTTCTCCTGTCATGCGTGAGGCAGCCCCTACCTGTGAACTGAGGCTCTGGTACCACATTGCCTCTAGAG ATGTCGCTGAGCTGCGGCTGGACCTGACCCATGGTGTGGAGACACTGACTCTATGGCAGACCTCAGGACCCTGGGGCCCTGGCTGGCAGGAGCTGGCAGTGAACACTGGCCGCATCCAGGGTGACTTCAAA GTGACATTTTCTGCCACCCGAAATGCCACACACAGGGGCGCTGTGGCCTTGGATGATGTGGAGTTCCGGGACTGTGGGCTACCCA TCCCTCAGGCCAGGTGCCCCCTGGGGCATCACCACTGCCAGAACAAGGCTTGTGTGGAGCCCCACCAGCTCTGTGATGGTGAAGACAACTGTGGAGACAGATCTGATGAAGACCCACTCATCTGCA GCCACCACATGGCCACTGACTTTGAGACAGGCCTGGGACCGTGGAACCAGTTAGAGGGCTGGACCCGGAACCACAGTGCTGGCAGCATGGTGAGCCCTGCCTGGCCCCACCGAGATCACAGCCGCAACAGTGCATACG GCTTCTTCCTCATCTCTGTGGCCAAGCCTGGCACCACTGCTGTCCTCTACAGCCCTGAGTTCCAAGGCTCAGTCTCCAACAACTGCTCG TTCACCTTCTATTACTACCTGCACGGGTCTGAGGCCAGCCACTTCCAGCTGTTCCTGCAGGCACAGGGGCTCAACACCCCCCAGGTCCCTGTTCTACTTCGAAGCCGCCATGGAGAACTGGGGACAGCCTGGGTCAGAGACCGGGTTGACATTCAAAGTGCCCATCCATTTCGG ATCCTTCTAGCTGGGGAGACGGGTCCAGGAGGCGTCGTGGGCCTAGACGACCTTATCATGTCTAGCCACTGCATGCTTGTTCCAG CTATGTCCACCCTGCAGTCATCACTTTCTGGACCTGTGCCATTAGCCCTCTATCCCCAGACATCCATCAAGCTGCCCCAGCAGACCTGTGAGCCAGGACATCTCTCCTGTGGTGACCTGTGTGTGCCCCCTGAGCAGCTGTGTGATTTCCAGAAGCACTGTGCAGAGGGCGAGGATGAACACAAGTGTG GCACCACAGACTTTGAGTCCGCctctgctgggggctgggaggacATCAGTGTAGGGAAGCTGCAGTGGCAATGGGTTGAAGCCCAGGAGAAGAGCAAGCCTGCCGGGGATGCCAATCGGGATGCTCCTG GGCACTTCCTATCTCTGCAGAAGGCCTGGGGGCAGCTAAGATCTGAGGCCCGGGCTCTCACACCTGCTCTGGGCCCCTCTGGCCCTCACTGTGAACTCCACATGGCTTACTATTTTCAAAGTCACCCCCAAG GCTTCTTGGCACTGGTTGTGGTGGAGAATGGCTTCCGGGAGCTGCTGTGGCAAGCCCCAGGCGGCGGCAGCGGGAGCTGGACAGAGGAGAAGATTATTCTCGGGGCACGGCGCCGGCCGTTCCAG CTGGAGTTTGTCAGTCTGGTGGACTTGGATGGCCCTGGCCAGCAGGGGGCTGGGGTGGACAATGTGACTCTGAGAGACTGCAACCCCATGGTGACCACTGAAAGTGACCAAG agctctccTGTAACTTTGAACGGGACTCCTGCAGCTGGCATACAGGCCACCTCACAGATGCCCACTGGCACCGTATAAAAAGCCACGGCTCTCAGCTTGACCACACAACTGGCCAAG GCTTTTTCATGTTCTTGGATCCCACGGACCCACCTGCTCGAGGCCAAGGTGCCCTGTTGCTCACAAGACCTCAGGTGCCAGTTGTCCCCAAGGAATGTCTCAGCTTCTGGTACCGCCTGTATGGGCCCCAGATTG GGACACTGTGCCTGGCCATGAGGAGGGAGCGGGAGGAAGACATACTACTGTGGTCCCGGTCGGGCACCCATGGCAACCGCTGGCACCAGGCTTGGGTCACTCTTCATCACCAGCCAGAGGCCAGCACCAAGTACCAG TTGCTGTTTGAAGGCCTCCGGAATGGGTACCATGGCACAATGGCCCTGGATGACATAGCTGTGCGGCCTGGCCCCTGCTGGGCCCCCAAGAGCTGTTCCTTTGAAGACTCTGACTGTGGCTTCTCCCCAGGGGGCTGGGGTCTGTGGACGCACCAGAGTAATGCCTCAGGCCTTGCTTCTTGGGGTCCTTGGATAGACCATACCACAGGGACAGCCCAAG GGCACTACATGGTGGTGGACACCAGCCCAAATGTACTGCCCAAGGGTCATGTGGCCGCTCTGACTTCAGAGGAACACCAGCCCCTGTCCCAGCCTGCCTGTCTGACCTTCTGGTACCACATGAGCGTCCCCAATCCAG GCACCTTGAGGGTCCACGTGGAAGAGAGCACAAGGCGTCAAGAGCTCAGCATCAGTGCCCATGGTAGATCTGCCTGGCGCCTGGGCAGCGTCAAtgtgcaggctgagcaagcctggaaG GTGGTGTTTGAGGCTGTGGCTGCTGGTGTAGAATATTCCTACATGGCTCTAGATGACATTTCCCTCCAAGATGGGCCCTGTCCTCAGCCAG GTTCCTGTGACTTTGAAACTGGCCTGTGTGGGTGGAGCCACCTGCCCTGGCCCAGCCTGGGCGGGTACAGCTGGGACTGGAGTAGTGGAGCCACCCCATCCCGCTACCCCCAGCCTTCAGTGGACCATACCCTGGGCACAGAAGCAG GCCATTTTGCTTTCTTTGAAACCAGCGTGCTAGGTCCTGGGGGCCAGGCAGCCTGGCTGCGCAGTGAGCCACTGCCAGCAACAACAGTCTCATGCCTCCGCTTCTGGTACTACATGGGCTTTCCTGAGCATTTCT ACAAGGGTGAGTTGAGAGTGCTCCTGAGCAGTGCCCGAGGCCAGCTAGCTGTGTGGTACCAGGGTGGGCACTTGCGGGACCAGTGGCTACAAGTCCAGATTGAACTGTCCAACTCTGAGGAGTTCCAG ATTGTTTTTGAAGCCACTCTGGGTGGCCAGCCAGCTCTGGGGCCCATTGCCATTGATGATGTGCAGTACCTGGCTGGACAACAGTGCAAGCAGCCTTCACCTAGCCAGG GTGAAGTGGCAGCACCCGTGTCTGTGCCAGTTGCCGTTGGAGGAGCCCTCCTCTTTTTCATGTTCCTGGTGCTCATGGGCCTTGGGGGCTGGCATTGGCTGCAGAAGCAGCACTGCCCCGGCCAGAGGAGTACAGATGCAGCAGCCTCTGGCTTTGCCAATATCCTCTTCAATGCG gatCATGTTACCCTCCCAGAATCAATCACCAGCAACCCACAGAGCCCTCCAGACCTGGCCTGA
- the Phpt1 gene encoding 14 kDa phosphohistidine phosphatase: protein MAADLGQIPDVDIDSDGVFKYVLIRVHLAEPSGDPAKECKEIVRGYKWAEYHADIYDKVSGELQRNGYDCECLGGGRISHQSQDRKIHVYGYSMGYGRAQHSVSTEKIKAKYPDYEVTWADDGY, encoded by the exons ATGGCGGCGGACCTCGGTCAGATTCCTGATGTAGACATTGATTCGGATGGCGTCTTCAAGTATGTGCTGATTCGAGTCCACTTAGCAGAGCCTTCTGGGGATCCGGCGAAGGAGTGCAAGGAAATCGTGCGTGGCTACAAATGGGCTGAGTACCACG CGGACATCTATGACAAAGTGTCAGGCGAGCTGCAAAGGAATGGCTATGACTGTGAGTGCCTAGGCGGCGGGCGCATCTCCCATCAGAGCCAGGACAGGAAGATACACGTGTATGGCTACTCTATG GGTTACGGTCGTGCCCAGCACTCTGTTTCAACTGAGAAGATCAAAGCCAAGTATCCTGACTATGAGGTCACCTGGGCTGACGATGGCTACTGA
- the Ajm1 gene encoding apical junction component 1 homolog: MTRTDPPDLLVSTVYQDIKVVDPGLTSKRQPCERSVARPAAPTPFNKRHCRSFDFLEALDEPTMETHPEPPPPEPAPPRARPRDSEPRRRTRSKSAPRASQGLATAPASPPVLQRRGREAQRAVRVEGSPRREPSYPALRALANELHPIKLQPQRGGPGRIAPLCATPGRCAPPEPPSGPVPHVRCRLDIKPDEAVLQHAARSSRSCAPRETTSWARTAPQFHGLTVPGPRHVALSRTPTPSDLYCTDPRTLYCDGPLPGPRDYLEHRSQPFTTPPGPTQFFYTEEPEGYAGSFTTSPGLPFDGYCSRPYLSEEPPRPSPRRGGSYYAGEVRTFPIQEPPSRSYYGETTRAYGMPFVPRYVPEEPRAHPGARTFYTEDFGRYRERDVLARTYPHPRSSPPWADWGPRPYRTLQVMPPPAPGPLLASWHGGTGTSPPRLATDSRHYSRSWDNILAPGPRREDPLGRGRSYENLLGREVRDTRGSSPEGRRPPVVVNLSTSPRRYAALSLSETSLTEKGRAGESLGRNWYVTPEITITDNDLRSVDRPTAKGWELPGGRPRQPVSTVPEGPASSRQRSLEQLDELITDLVIDSRSPAQAPEPAAEGLGRQLRRLLDSRAAGPGGATLLAPSRSPPASAGSTEEPTGSGEAADASPEPSADEDDLMTCSNARCRRTETMFNACLYFKSCHSCYTYYCSRLCRREDWDAHKARCVYGRVGSVCRHVLQFCRDSSPVHRAFSRIARVGFLSRGRGVLFLGFPSPGSADNFLRFGLEGLLLSPTYLSLRELATHAAPLGSYARELAAAGRLYEPAECFLLSVSVAVGPSAAPPGAAARPAPRTPGPTVRKFAKVALAAGSPTRPPPARGGEPDMETLILTPPPGTAGLDEEGEAGRRAREVAFIHIQRELRMRGVFLRHEFPRVYEQLCEFVEANRRFTPTTIYPTDRRTGRPFMCMIMAASEPRALDWVASANLLDDIM; encoded by the coding sequence ATGACCCGCACGGACCCGCCGGACTTGCTGGTGTCGACCGTGTACCAGGACATCAAGGTGGTGGACCCAGGGCTCACGTCCAAACGCCAGCCATGTGAGCGATCCGTGGCCCGGCCTGCTGCGCCCACGCCTTTCAACAAGCGCCACTGCCGTAGTTTTGACTTCTTAGAGGCACTGGACGAGCCCACCATGGAGACACACCCAGAGCCGCCACCTCCTGAACCTGCGCCACCGCGCGCCCGACCCAGAGACAGCGAGCCTCGGCGCCGCACCCGTTCCAAGAGCGCGCCCCGTGCGTCCCAAGGCCTGGCGACTGCTCCAGCTTCGCCGCCCGTACTGCAACGCAGAGGTCGGGAAGCCCAGCGTGCAGTGCGGGTGGAGGGGTCGCCGCGCCGGGAGCCCTCGTATCCTGCGCTGAGAGCTCTCGCTAATGAGCTGCACCCCATCAAGCTCCAGCCACAGCGGGGAGGCCCCGGACGCATCGCGCCTCTATGCGCCACCCCAGGCCGCTGCGCACCACCGGAACCACCCTCTGGACCTGTCCCCCATGTCCGCTGCCGTTTGGACATCAAGCCGGACGAGGCAGTGCTGCAGCACGCCGCCCGAAGCTCGCGATCTTGCGCACCTAGAGAGACGACGTCCTGGGCTCGCACAGCTCCACAGTTCCATGGCCTCACAGTTCCCGGCCCTCGCCACGTGGCCCTGTCACGCACTCCTACCCCCAGTGACTTGTACTGTACTGACCCCAGAACTCTGTACTGTGACGGGCCACTGCCTGGGCCCCGGGACTACTTGGAGCACCGCAGTCAACCCTTCACAACGCCTCCAGGTCCCACCCAATTCTTCTACACCGAGGAGCCAGAGGGCTACGCAGGCAGCTTTACCACAAGCCCCGGCCTTCCCTTTGATGGCTACTGTTCCAGGCCCTACTTGTCCGAAGAACCCCCTAGACCCAGTCCAAGGCGTGGGGGCAGCTACTATGCTGGCGAAGTACGCACCTTCCCGATCCAGGAGCCCCCCTCCCGCTCCTACTACGGGGAGACAACTCGAGCCTACGGTATGCCTTTCGTTCCCCGGTATGTCCCAGAAGAGCCCCGGGCGCACCCTGGAGCCCGCACTTTCTACACCGAGGACTTTGGGAGGTACCGAGAACGCGATGTACTGGCTCGGACTTACCCGCACCCGCGCAGCAGCCCACCCTGGGCTGACTGGGGTCCGAGGCCTTACCGCACCCTTCAGGTAATGCCGCCTCCCGCCCCTGGACCACTGTTGGCCTCGTGGCACGGCGGCACCGGCACAAGCCCACCCCGGCTGGCCACCGATAGCCGCCACTACTCTCGATCCTGGGACAACATCCTAGCTCCTGGTCCTCGTCGTGAAGATCCTCTAGGACGCGGCCGCAGCTATGAGAACCTCCTGGGACGCGAGGTTCGGGATACGAGGGGTTCATCCCCTGAAGGTCGGCGTCCACCAGTCGTAGTGAATTTGTCCACCTCACCCAGACGCTATGCAGCACTGTCGCTGTCCGAGACGTCGCTGACAGAGAAGGGCCGCGCGGGAGAGAGCCTGGGCCGCAACTGGTACGTCACGCCAGAGATTACCATCACAGACAACGACCTGCGCTCAGTGGATCGCCCGACTGCCAAGGGCTGGGAATTGCCTGGAGGCCGACCACGGCAGCCCGTATCCACGGTCCCTGAGGGTCCTGCTTCAAGCCGCCAGCGCAGCCTCGAGCAGCTGGACGAGCTCATCACTGACCTGGTCATCGACTCACGGTCGCCAGCCCAGGCCCCGGAGCCTGCCGCCGAAGGTTTAGGCCGCCAACTACGCCGCCTGCTGGACTCACGGGCTGCAGGCCCTGGAGGGGCCACCCTGCTGGCGCCATCGCGCTCGCCCCCGGCCTCGGCTGGCAGCACTGAAGAGCCCACCGGCTCGGGGGAGGCAGCGGACGCCTCCCCCGAGCCCAGCGCAGACGAGGATGACTTGATGACCTGCTCCAACGCGCGCTGCCGGCGGACAGAGACCATGTTCAACGCCTGCCTCTACTTCAAGTCGTGCCACAGCTGCTATACCTACTACTGCTCGCGTCTGTGCCGCCGAGAGGACTGGGACGCGCACAAGGCGCGTTGCGTGTACGGCCGCGTGGGCAGCGTGTGCCGCCACGTGCTGCAGTTCTGCCGCGACAGCAGCCCAGTGCATCGCGCCTTCTCTCGCATAGCGCGCGTCGGATTCCTGTCGCGAGGCCGTGGCGTGCTGTTCTTGGGCTTCCCGAGCCCAGGCTCTGCCGACAACTTCCTACGCTTTGGCCTCGAAGGGTTGCTGTTATCGCCCACCTACCTGTCGCTGCGTGAGCTGGCTACACATGCGGCGCCCCTGGGTAGCTATGCACGAGAGCTGGCGGCAGCAGGAAGGCTCTATGAGCCGGCAGAGTGCTTCCTGCTTAGCGTGTCCGTGGCTGTGGGCCCCAGCGCTGCACCCCCCGGAGCCGCTGCCCGGCCCGCGCCGCGCACTCCTGGGCCCACGGTGCGCAAGTTCGCCAAGGTGGCTCTGGCCGCTGGCAGCCCGACGCGTCCTCCTCCTGCGCGTGGCGGAGAGCCAGATATGGAAACCTTGATCCTGACGCCACCCCCAGGTACTGCGGGCCTGGACGAAGAAGGTGAGGCCGGCCGGCGCGCACGTGAAGTAGCCTTCATCCATATCCAACGTGAGCTTCGAATGCGCGGCGTCTTCCTCCGCCACGAATTCCCACGGGTCTATGAgcagctctgtgagtttgtggaAGCTAACCGGCGCTTCACGCCCACAACCATCTATCCCACGGATCGGCGCACTGGCCGCCCCTTCATGTGCATGATCATGGCTGCATCGGAGCCGCGTGCACTAGATTGGGTAGCCAGCGCCAACCTGCTGGACGACATCATGTGA